From the Gigantopelta aegis isolate Gae_Host unplaced genomic scaffold, Gae_host_genome ctg6363_pilon_pilon:::debris, whole genome shotgun sequence genome, one window contains:
- the LOC121366605 gene encoding Down syndrome cell adhesion molecule-like protein Dscam2, producing DELTPMTLRCDVDSNRGFHIKLLNNSQTLHEVTNAKQAEYTWNEAGCLDTGHYMCEAENNVKSAVSESVQLVVRCSPRLYHRVPFQKEFAGAVGGDVTLKVSVIANPTPTFTWYYVTDGNKNTIGSGSSSTTDVSAVGKLTLTNVQRGDIGTYQVVVSNGAKNTDLVKNLTLDVTDPPNIPSDLTVWSSDPHSVSVAWLEEFNGGSEQTFLVQYRADTTQQWTNLTEVILEKGVNTIQKAVISILQPKTRYLVRVLAYNRYGYKGFTEEQETLTLPPGESFLPSSSNEVTGTGIAIGIVIGIAIAVLTETVFVILWRRDGQQSKGNVFVEDSYAFISSFTVRDNTYPVAGDSISKYE from the exons TTGATGAGCTGACTCCTATGACTCTGAGATGTGATGTTGACAGTAATCGAGGATTTCACATCAAACTGCTGAACAACTCACAGACTCTGCATGAAGTGACAAACGCTAAACAGGCTGAGTACACGTGGAACGAGGCTGGATGTCTGGATACAGGACACTACATGTGTGAAGCGGAAAACAACGTCAAGTCAGCTGTCAGTGAAAGTGTTCAGCTTGTTGTCAGAT GTTCACCAAGGTTATACCATCGAGTTCCATTCCAGAAGGAGTTTGCAGGAGCAGTTGGTGGTGATGTAACTCTGAAGGTATCAGTGATTGCCAATCCAACACCGACATTCACCTGGTACTATGTTACTGATGGAAACAAAAATACTATTGGGTCTGGTAGTTCATCTACAACTGACGTGTCTGCTGTTGGGAAACTCACACTAACAAACGTTCAGCGGGGAGATATTGGGACTTATCAGGTTGTTGTGTCTAATGGAGCTAAAAACACAGATCTTGTGAAGAACCTGACACTTGATGTAACAG ATCCTCCGAATATTCCCTCTGATCTCACAGTATGGAGCAGTGATCCACACTCAGTCTCAGTTGCTTGGTTGGAGGAATTTAACGGAGGCTCAGAACAAACGTTTCTTGTACAATACCGAGCAGACACAACACAACAGTGGACAAACCTCACTGAAGTGATTCTAGAAAAAGGTGTTAACACAATTCAGAAAGCTGTTATATCAATTCTTCAACCAAAGACAAGATATCTGGTGCGGGTTTTGGCTTATAACAGATATGGATACAAAGGCTTTACTGAGGAACAGGAAACTTTGACATTACCTCCAG gtGAATCCTTTCTGCCAAGTTCATCAAACGAAGTAACTGGAACAGGGATTGCTATAGGGATTGTGATAGGGATTGCTATTGCTGTCTTGACAGAGACTGTCTTTGTTATTTTGTGGAGACGAg ATGGGCAGCAGTCTAAAGGCAATGT ATTCGTGGAAGATAGTTATGCATTTATATCTTCGTTCACCGTTCGTGATAACACGTATCCCGTTGCAGGGGACAGTATTTCGAAAtatgag